The Deinococcus wulumuqiensis R12 genome has a window encoding:
- a CDS encoding phytoene desaturase family protein, translating into MPDYDLIVMGAGHNALVTAAYAARAGLKVGVFERRHLVGGAVSTEELVPGYRFDYGGSAHILIRMTPIVRELELTRHGLHYLEVDPMFHCSDGETPWFIHRDPARTIRELEEKFPGQGDAYGRFLDDWTPFARAVADLFNSAPGPLDLGKMVMRSGQGKDWNEQLPRILRPYGDVAREYFTDERVRAPLVWMAAQSGPPPSDPLSAPFLLWHPLYHEGGVARPKGGSGGLTKALRRAIEAEGGEVFTDAPVKEILVRDGQAQGIRLENGETYTARAVVSGTHVLTTAAALPDEYVPAAAKNVRVGNGFGMILRLALSEKVKYRHHTEPDSRVGLGLLVKNERQIMQGYGEYLAGQPTTDPPLVAMSFSAVDDSLAPPQGDVLWLWAQYYPFELASGSWETRTAEARENILRAFEHYAPGTRDTIVGELVQTPQWLHDHLGLHRGNVMHLEMSFDQMFSFRPWMKASQYRWPGIRGLYLTGASTHPGGGIMGASGRNAARVIVKDLTRRGWR; encoded by the coding sequence ATGCCGGATTACGACCTGATCGTCATGGGCGCGGGCCACAACGCGCTGGTGACTGCTGCCTACGCCGCCCGGGCGGGCCTGAAAGTCGGCGTGTTCGAGCGGCGGCACCTCGTCGGCGGGGCGGTCAGCACCGAGGAACTGGTGCCCGGTTACCGCTTCGACTACGGCGGCAGCGCCCACATCCTGATTCGGATGACGCCCATCGTGCGCGAGCTCGAACTCACGCGGCACGGGCTGCATTACCTCGAAGTGGACCCCATGTTTCACTGCTCGGACGGCGAAACGCCCTGGTTTATTCACCGCGACCCCGCCCGAACCATCCGTGAGTTGGAAGAAAAGTTTCCGGGGCAGGGCGACGCCTACGGGCGCTTTCTCGACGATTGGACACCCTTCGCGCGCGCCGTGGCCGACCTGTTCAACTCGGCGCCGGGGCCGCTCGACCTGGGCAAAATGGTGATGCGCAGCGGCCAGGGCAAGGACTGGAACGAGCAGCTCCCGCGCATCCTGCGGCCCTACGGCGACGTGGCGCGCGAATACTTCACCGACGAGCGCGTGCGGGCGCCGCTGGTCTGGATGGCGGCCCAGAGCGGCCCCCCGCCCTCGGACCCGCTCAGCGCCCCTTTTTTGCTGTGGCACCCGCTGTATCACGAAGGCGGCGTAGCCCGGCCCAAAGGCGGGAGCGGTGGGCTGACCAAAGCCTTGCGCCGGGCCATCGAAGCCGAGGGCGGCGAGGTCTTCACCGACGCGCCCGTCAAAGAAATTTTGGTCAGGGACGGCCAGGCGCAGGGTATCCGGCTGGAGAACGGCGAGACGTACACCGCCCGCGCCGTCGTGTCGGGCACGCACGTCCTGACCACGGCTGCCGCGCTGCCCGACGAATACGTCCCCGCCGCCGCCAAAAATGTGCGCGTGGGCAACGGCTTCGGCATGATTTTGCGTCTGGCCCTGAGTGAAAAGGTCAAGTACCGCCACCACACCGAACCCGACTCGCGCGTGGGCCTCGGCCTGCTGGTCAAGAACGAACGCCAGATTATGCAGGGCTACGGCGAATATCTGGCCGGACAGCCCACCACCGACCCGCCGCTGGTCGCCATGAGTTTCAGCGCGGTGGACGACTCTCTCGCTCCCCCGCAGGGCGACGTGTTGTGGCTGTGGGCGCAGTATTACCCCTTCGAACTCGCCAGCGGCTCATGGGAAACGCGCACCGCCGAGGCGCGGGAAAACATTCTGCGGGCCTTCGAGCACTATGCCCCCGGCACCCGCGACACCATCGTGGGCGAACTGGTGCAGACTCCGCAGTGGCTCCACGACCATCTCGGCCTACACCGGGGCAACGTGATGCACCTGGAAATGTCCTTCGACCAGATGTTTTCCTTCCGCCCCTGGATGAAGGCGAGCCAGTACCGCTGGCCGGGCATCAGGGGGCTGTATCTCACCGGCGCGAGCACCCACCCCGGCGGCGGCATCATGGGCGCGAGCGGGCGCAACGCGGCGCGGGTGATTGTCAAAGACCTGACGCGGCGAGGCTGGCGGTGA
- a CDS encoding NUDIX domain-containing protein, whose protein sequence is MRRTGAGVAVLRGEDVLLIRRSDNGLWDVPGGGKHLLETPAQAARRELREETGLSVGGLRPLGVWEHRHTYPDGNVVDWTTHVFTAAYTGGTAQAQDDAAEARWWPLDNLPTALSEVTQSYLTALRALR, encoded by the coding sequence GTGAGGAGAACGGGGGCCGGAGTCGCGGTGCTGCGCGGCGAGGACGTGCTGCTGATACGCCGCAGCGACAACGGCTTATGGGACGTTCCGGGCGGGGGGAAGCACCTTCTGGAAACGCCCGCTCAGGCAGCCCGCCGCGAACTGCGCGAGGAAACGGGGCTGAGTGTCGGTGGGCTGCGGCCCCTCGGCGTCTGGGAACATCGCCACACCTACCCAGACGGGAATGTGGTGGACTGGACGACACACGTCTTTACCGCCGCCTATACAGGAGGCACAGCCCAGGCCCAGGACGACGCAGCCGAAGCGCGGTGGTGGCCCCTGGACAATCTCCCCACCGCCCTGTCAGAAGTCACCCAGAGCTACCTCACAGCGCTAAGGGCACTTCGTTGA
- a CDS encoding carotenoid biosynthesis protein, which yields MIPPQLLRWGLAFAALGLAFLGALLVMRGGDFGWRLIALGLPLSGIMALAGDALGGDFSATLAKRWRALLTHTAPWLWWLALSVALKIPVPLWPEGFSLLGLLSTAALFASALTFAAGRVGWARAGAMAVFACLTGLGVEVLGSQTGIPFGQYSYATSPPPTIFTVPLIVPLGWFAFTLAGLLLSGGRPWLAGLLIMLWDVGLEPLMTAQRYWRWSDPQPLWAGAPLQNFLGWWAVGTAIAWGMKRLAPGLFAASKEHGKEGFSPSFSLAYFTEAFFLPGGLVLVGRLAEAAVTLAAMMLGALLARAVRRGR from the coding sequence TTGATTCCCCCCCAACTCCTGCGCTGGGGCCTCGCCTTTGCCGCGCTCGGCCTCGCCTTTCTGGGAGCGCTCCTGGTGATGAGAGGCGGCGATTTCGGCTGGAGACTGATTGCGCTGGGGCTGCCGCTCTCCGGCATCATGGCGCTGGCAGGAGACGCGCTGGGCGGGGATTTTAGCGCCACTCTGGCGAAGCGCTGGCGTGCCCTGTTGACCCACACGGCACCCTGGCTGTGGTGGCTGGCCCTGTCGGTGGCCCTCAAAATCCCTGTTCCGCTGTGGCCGGAGGGCTTTTCGCTGCTGGGCCTCCTCAGCACGGCGGCCCTGTTCGCCTCGGCCCTGACGTTCGCGGCGGGGCGGGTGGGCTGGGCGCGGGCGGGGGCTATGGCGGTGTTCGCCTGCCTGACCGGGCTGGGCGTCGAAGTGCTGGGCAGTCAAACCGGGATTCCCTTCGGGCAGTATTCCTACGCCACGTCGCCGCCGCCGACCATCTTCACCGTGCCGCTCATCGTGCCGCTGGGCTGGTTCGCTTTCACGCTGGCGGGGCTGCTGCTCTCGGGCGGGCGGCCCTGGCTGGCGGGGCTGCTCATCATGCTCTGGGACGTGGGGCTAGAGCCGCTGATGACCGCGCAGCGCTACTGGCGCTGGAGCGACCCCCAGCCGCTGTGGGCAGGCGCACCCCTCCAGAACTTTCTGGGCTGGTGGGCGGTGGGCACGGCGATTGCCTGGGGCATGAAGCGTCTGGCGCCGGGGCTGTTCGCGGCGAGCAAGGAGCACGGAAAAGAAGGCTTTTCCCCGTCATTTTCGCTGGCCTACTTCACCGAGGCTTTTTTTCTGCCGGGCGGACTGGTGCTGGTCGGGCGGCTGGCGGAAGCGGCGGTTACCCTCGCGGCGATGATGCTGGGGGCGCTGCTGGCGCGGGCGGTGCGGCGTGGCCGTTAG
- a CDS encoding 1-acyl-sn-glycerol-3-phosphate acyltransferase, translating into MVRGSIRRSLRTDLAGVFVTGPLPPGGAVLAPNHQSWWDGYLLAELAWQLGQDCRVMMTERQLARFPFLRRAGAMGTGEVRAAVRHARSGGWVVVFPEGALQPPGPPGPLHPGAAWMARQAGVPLVPVGLRVLVRGAQKPEGFVRFGVAASPAELPGALGQTVARLDADLQAADPDAPPAGYLRWVRGAASVHDRPGLPARLLTRLTGDR; encoded by the coding sequence ATGGTGCGCGGCAGCATTCGCCGCAGCCTGCGCACGGACCTCGCCGGGGTGTTCGTGACCGGGCCTTTGCCGCCGGGCGGCGCGGTGCTGGCCCCCAACCACCAGTCGTGGTGGGACGGTTACCTGCTGGCCGAACTCGCCTGGCAACTCGGGCAAGACTGCCGGGTGATGATGACCGAGCGGCAACTCGCCCGCTTTCCTTTTCTGCGGCGGGCGGGGGCCATGGGCACCGGAGAAGTCCGCGCCGCCGTGCGCCATGCCCGGAGCGGCGGCTGGGTCGTCGTTTTTCCCGAAGGAGCGCTGCAACCGCCCGGGCCACCCGGACCCCTGCACCCCGGCGCGGCGTGGATGGCGCGGCAGGCAGGCGTGCCCCTCGTTCCCGTCGGTCTGCGGGTGCTGGTGCGCGGGGCGCAAAAGCCCGAAGGATTCGTGCGGTTCGGGGTGGCCGCTTCTCCTGCCGAGCTGCCGGGTGCCCTGGGCCAGACGGTGGCCCGGCTGGACGCCGACCTACAAGCCGCCGACCCCGACGCTCCCCCCGCCGGGTACCTGCGCTGGGTGCGCGGGGCGGCGAGCGTGCATGACCGGCCCGGACTCCCCGCGCGGCTGCTCACCCGGCTGACTGGAGACCGATGA